TTGAAGCAACAGAACCTTGTGAATGTGGTTCAGTTTTACAAAGAATTGAAAAGATTGAGGGGCGTTCAGATGATATTTTCAAATTTATTAATAAGTCTGGCAAAGAAGTTGTAATATTTCCTGATTTTATTAGAAGAACTATACTCTTTGTTGAAAATATAAGAGAATATCAAGTTTTTCAAATAAATAATAACTTATTAGAAGTTGCTATTTTAAATATAACTGAAGAACAAAAGGAATTGATAAAAAAAGAATTTAATAAATTATTTACTTCTTTAGAAATTGAAAATATAGAAATTAAATTTATAAATTATGAAATTGATAAAACTAAAAAATTAAAAAGGATAGTAAGGAAGGTAGTAGAATGAGAAAAATTCAATTTATAGGATATGGGGTGGAATTACCTAAAAATACAGTTAATTTTAAAGAACAAACTCGTTATAGGATAAGTGGAGATGAAAAACAAATTTCTCTTGCTGTTTCTGCTTGTCAAAAAGCCTTAAAAAATGCTAATATCACAATTAATGATATTGATTGTATAGTTTCTGCTAGTGCAGTCGGAATACAACCTATACCCTGTATGGCAGCTTTAATTCATGAGAAAATAGCAAAAGGAACATCAATTCCTGCACTTGATATTAATACTACTTGTACAAGTTTTATAACAGCTTTAGATATTATGTCCTATCTTTTAGAAGCAGGAAGATATAAAAGAGTTTTAATTGTTTCTTGTGATGTTGCTTCAAGAGCATTAAACCCTAAGCAAAAAGAAAGTTTTCAACTTTTTAGTGATGGTGCAGTAGCCTTTGTTATTGAAAAAACTGATAAAGAAATTGGTGTTATTGATGCTATACAAAAAACTTGGTCAGAAGGAGCTCATTCAACTGAAATTCGTGGTGGTTTAAGTAATTTTCACCCAGAAAATTATTCTGAAAGTACAAAAGAGGAATTTATGTTTGATATGTGTGGAAAAACTATATTAGCTTTATCTATGAAAAAAATTCCTAAAATGATGAAAGAGTTTTTAGAAAATAATAATATGAAAATTTCTGATATTGACATAGTAGTTC
This Fusobacterium animalis 7_1 DNA region includes the following protein-coding sequences:
- a CDS encoding 3-oxoacyl-[acyl-carrier-protein] synthase III C-terminal domain-containing protein yields the protein MRKIQFIGYGVELPKNTVNFKEQTRYRISGDEKQISLAVSACQKALKNANITINDIDCIVSASAVGIQPIPCMAALIHEKIAKGTSIPALDINTTCTSFITALDIMSYLLEAGRYKRVLIVSCDVASRALNPKQKESFQLFSDGAVAFVIEKTDKEIGVIDAIQKTWSEGAHSTEIRGGLSNFHPENYSESTKEEFMFDMCGKTILALSMKKIPKMMKEFLENNNMKISDIDIVVPHQASVAMPLVMEKLGVPKGKYIDEVKEFGNMVSASVPMTLAHALEKQKIKNGDIILLIGTAAGLTTNMMLIKI